A single genomic interval of Megalobrama amblycephala isolate DHTTF-2021 linkage group LG15, ASM1881202v1, whole genome shotgun sequence harbors:
- the ccdc113 gene encoding coiled-coil domain-containing protein 113 isoform X2 — translation MAAKTENSKTDMDQNQLVELVKDLKRSNAALQAEIDMCEGYVETFFETVSEMEMATSPGRKTKVRTPERQQFLTLEQKCSVAQSVLKQMTKDLKRAKDHSERELDNYKATLEEADIHLVEVKKECCQFDRDICNALRDKKCLTMTADKVIRYIEDKIRVKENLIEKLHRKNTALLEHKKKLQVKLQQQEKMCEGLTVLDLEQLKLENLKTRKRLDELNLEHSDLKLLAANTFQALNSNKKKLLTLKNESDVLSSDIALRMKLLVKIEDETKQAEEERNKAEALNGKLRGQLASYHVPHVLQYIKVKDSHSQLQKSVKEWERKVEIAELS, via the exons ATGGCAGCTAAGACAGAGAACAGTAAAACCGACATGGATCAAAACCAACTTGTAGAACTTGTGAAGGACTTAAA ACGCTCCAATGCAGCGCTACAAGCAGAGATCGATATGTGTGAGGGATATGTGGAGACTTTTTTCGAAACAGTATCAGAGATGGAAATGGCAACG AGTCCAGGAAGGAAAACTAAAGTGCGCACTCCAGAGCGACAACAGTTCCTGACACTGGAACAGAAATGCAGTGTCGCCCAAAGCGTGCTTAAACAGATGACTAAGGATTTGAAGAGAGCGAAAGACCATTCAGAAAGAGAGCTGGACAATTACAAG GCAACTCTGGAAGAAGCTGATATCCACTTGGTGGAGGTTAAAAAAGAATGCTGCCAGTTTGATCGCGACATCTGTAATGCACTGCGGGACAAAAAGTGTTTGACAATGACTGCTGACAAGGTCATCAGATACATTGAGGACAAAATAAGGGTCAAG GAGAACTTGATCGAGAAGTTGCATCGGAAGAATACGGCACTCCTCGAACACAAGAAAAAACTACAGGTCAAGCTACAACAACAGGAGAAGATGTGTGAGGGGCTGACGGTGCTGGACTTAGAGCAGCTCAAGTTGGAGAACCTCAAAACTCGTAAACGACTGGATGAGCTAAACCTAGAACATTCGGATCTCAAACTGCTTGCAGCGAATACCTTCCAGGCCTTGAATTCTAATAAG AAGAAGCTTCTGACCTTGAAAAACGAGTCAGATGTGCTGAGCAGTGACATTGCTTTACGGATGAAGTTACTGGTTAAGATTGAGGACGAGACCAAGCAAGCAGAGGAG GAACGAAACAAAGCAGAGGCTCTGAATGGGAAGTTGAGGGGCCAGTTGGCCAGCTATCACGTACCACATGTCCTACAATACATCAAGGTTAAAGATTCCCACAGCCAGCTGCAGAAAAGTGTTAAAGAATGGGAACGCAAGGTAGAGATTGCAGAG ttgtcttaa
- the ccdc113 gene encoding coiled-coil domain-containing protein 113 isoform X1 — MAAKTENSKTDMDQNQLVELVKDLKRSNAALQAEIDMCEGYVETFFETVSEMEMATSPGRKTKVRTPERQQFLTLEQKCSVAQSVLKQMTKDLKRAKDHSERELDNYKATLEEADIHLVEVKKECCQFDRDICNALRDKKCLTMTADKVIRYIEDKIRVKENLIEKLHRKNTALLEHKKKLQVKLQQQEKMCEGLTVLDLEQLKLENLKTRKRLDELNLEHSDLKLLAANTFQALNSNKKKLLTLKNESDVLSSDIALRMKLLVKIEDETKQAEEERNKAEALNGKLRGQLASYHVPHVLQYIKVKDSHSQLQKSVKEWERKVEIAEMALKTYTKSWDKLRIAAGARPVPARHAAIDSGLYGF; from the exons ATGGCAGCTAAGACAGAGAACAGTAAAACCGACATGGATCAAAACCAACTTGTAGAACTTGTGAAGGACTTAAA ACGCTCCAATGCAGCGCTACAAGCAGAGATCGATATGTGTGAGGGATATGTGGAGACTTTTTTCGAAACAGTATCAGAGATGGAAATGGCAACG AGTCCAGGAAGGAAAACTAAAGTGCGCACTCCAGAGCGACAACAGTTCCTGACACTGGAACAGAAATGCAGTGTCGCCCAAAGCGTGCTTAAACAGATGACTAAGGATTTGAAGAGAGCGAAAGACCATTCAGAAAGAGAGCTGGACAATTACAAG GCAACTCTGGAAGAAGCTGATATCCACTTGGTGGAGGTTAAAAAAGAATGCTGCCAGTTTGATCGCGACATCTGTAATGCACTGCGGGACAAAAAGTGTTTGACAATGACTGCTGACAAGGTCATCAGATACATTGAGGACAAAATAAGGGTCAAG GAGAACTTGATCGAGAAGTTGCATCGGAAGAATACGGCACTCCTCGAACACAAGAAAAAACTACAGGTCAAGCTACAACAACAGGAGAAGATGTGTGAGGGGCTGACGGTGCTGGACTTAGAGCAGCTCAAGTTGGAGAACCTCAAAACTCGTAAACGACTGGATGAGCTAAACCTAGAACATTCGGATCTCAAACTGCTTGCAGCGAATACCTTCCAGGCCTTGAATTCTAATAAG AAGAAGCTTCTGACCTTGAAAAACGAGTCAGATGTGCTGAGCAGTGACATTGCTTTACGGATGAAGTTACTGGTTAAGATTGAGGACGAGACCAAGCAAGCAGAGGAG GAACGAAACAAAGCAGAGGCTCTGAATGGGAAGTTGAGGGGCCAGTTGGCCAGCTATCACGTACCACATGTCCTACAATACATCAAGGTTAAAGATTCCCACAGCCAGCTGCAGAAAAGTGTTAAAGAATGGGAACGCAAGGTAGAGATTGCAGAG ATGGCATTAAAAACATACACAAAATCCTGGGACAAGCTTCGGATCGCTGCTGGAGCCAGACCGGTTCCTGCACGACATGCAGCCATAGATTCTGGATTGTATGGGTTCTGA